One stretch of Chitinophaga pendula DNA includes these proteins:
- a CDS encoding glycoside hydrolase family 43 protein, with protein MKKITLIFFFIAVAISLNAQQQTYKNPLAVDLGDPYVLHVEGDRYYMYGTGGATNGFAAYSSTDLVNWKNEGQVYFHDNKNGWSDPKAAWEGAYWAPEVYAVNGKYYMFYSAQWKDNPTKELENFRIGVAVADKPTGPFIDINNQPIFDPGYPIIDANVLFDPNGKVYLYYSRCCYKHPVQSQIADWAKSKGWFNEIEESWVYGVELKPDLSGVIGEPVLLLRPPVSRKDKQAEWESRSVTSKEVNRRWTEGSAIFKKGDIYYMMYSANYFGGKNYAVGYATAKSPLGPFKKAANNPVLQQNAKQGGVVTGTGHNSITYSPDGKEMFCVYHGRTSETGEKRVVFIDRMNILSGGKLVVQGPTTMPQPFPSGAK; from the coding sequence ATGAAAAAAATCACGCTGATCTTTTTTTTTATAGCAGTGGCTATATCCCTGAATGCGCAGCAGCAGACTTATAAAAACCCGCTGGCTGTTGATTTGGGTGATCCTTATGTATTACACGTCGAAGGTGATAGGTATTACATGTATGGAACAGGAGGAGCCACAAATGGTTTTGCTGCCTATTCTTCTACCGATCTGGTCAATTGGAAAAATGAAGGCCAGGTATATTTTCATGATAACAAAAATGGCTGGAGCGATCCTAAAGCCGCCTGGGAGGGAGCTTATTGGGCGCCGGAAGTATATGCGGTAAATGGGAAATATTATATGTTTTATAGTGCTCAATGGAAAGACAATCCTACCAAAGAACTTGAAAATTTCCGTATTGGCGTTGCCGTTGCCGATAAACCGACGGGGCCATTTATCGATATTAATAACCAGCCTATTTTTGATCCTGGGTACCCTATCATTGATGCAAATGTGCTATTTGACCCGAATGGGAAAGTATATCTCTACTATTCCCGTTGCTGCTACAAACATCCGGTACAAAGTCAAATAGCTGATTGGGCAAAAAGTAAGGGCTGGTTCAATGAGATCGAAGAAAGCTGGGTGTATGGCGTAGAATTAAAACCAGACCTGAGTGGTGTAATCGGTGAACCAGTTTTACTATTACGTCCGCCGGTGAGCAGGAAAGATAAACAAGCGGAATGGGAGAGCCGTTCGGTGACATCCAAAGAAGTAAATCGCCGTTGGACGGAAGGCTCCGCTATCTTCAAAAAGGGTGATATCTATTATATGATGTATTCTGCTAATTACTTTGGCGGTAAAAATTATGCAGTAGGTTATGCTACAGCTAAAAGCCCTTTGGGACCTTTTAAAAAGGCAGCCAATAATCCCGTGTTACAACAGAACGCTAAGCAAGGTGGTGTGGTAACGGGCACAGGACATAACAGTATCACATACTCACCCGATGGTAAAGAAATGTTCTGTGTATATCATGGTCGTACATCTGAAACAGGAGAGAAGCGGGTGGTTTTCATAGACCGAATGAATATATTGTCAGGTGGAAAATTGGTAGTGCAAGGTCCGACAACAATGCCGCAGCCGTTTCCCAGTGGCGCTAAATAG